The Pseudodesulfovibrio sp. zrk46 genome contains a region encoding:
- the trpB gene encoding tryptophan synthase subunit beta, whose protein sequence is MTTTCTADGFFGDYGGQYVPEPVVPILNTLAEAFEQYRNDPEFLEEFHYYLNHFSGRETPLYFCKNLTEKLGGAKIYLKREDLNHLGAHKVNNTIGQILLAKRMGKKKIIAETGAGQHGVATAATAALMGMECTIYMGAVDVERQKLNVFRMEMLGAKVVAAQSGQQTLKEAVDEALGAWLQDPENVFYLLGSAVGPHPYPLIVREFQSVVGREAKKQIMEAEGRLPDYCVACVGGGSNAIGLFADFICDESVKLVGVEPAGRGLDYGDHAATLCLGEPGVMHGFNSYMLKDEQGEPAEVYSISAGLDYPSVGPEHSQLKDQNRAEYVHASDKEAVDAFFMLSQMEGIIPALESSHALAHAMRIAPEQDKDKIIVVNLSGRGDKDVAQIEEMVSEGKIELPKIRG, encoded by the coding sequence ATGACGACGACTTGCACTGCTGATGGATTTTTTGGGGATTACGGCGGACAGTATGTTCCGGAGCCGGTTGTTCCCATTCTGAACACTTTGGCTGAAGCTTTTGAGCAATACCGCAACGATCCTGAGTTTCTTGAGGAATTTCATTACTACCTGAACCACTTCTCGGGCCGTGAAACGCCACTGTATTTCTGTAAGAATCTGACCGAGAAGCTCGGTGGTGCAAAGATCTATCTGAAGCGTGAAGACCTGAACCACCTTGGTGCTCACAAGGTTAACAACACCATTGGTCAGATCCTGCTGGCAAAACGTATGGGCAAGAAGAAGATCATCGCCGAGACTGGCGCTGGTCAGCACGGTGTGGCAACCGCTGCAACCGCTGCGCTCATGGGTATGGAATGCACCATCTACATGGGTGCCGTGGATGTTGAGCGCCAGAAGCTGAACGTGTTCCGCATGGAAATGCTCGGTGCCAAGGTTGTTGCCGCTCAGTCCGGTCAGCAGACCTTGAAGGAAGCCGTTGATGAGGCTCTCGGCGCATGGTTGCAGGATCCTGAAAATGTTTTCTACCTGCTCGGTTCCGCTGTTGGTCCCCACCCGTACCCGCTGATCGTTCGTGAATTCCAGTCTGTTGTTGGTCGTGAAGCCAAAAAGCAGATCATGGAAGCTGAAGGTCGTTTGCCTGACTACTGCGTCGCCTGTGTGGGCGGTGGCTCCAACGCCATTGGCCTGTTCGCTGACTTCATCTGCGACGAGTCCGTCAAACTGGTGGGTGTAGAACCTGCCGGTCGCGGTCTCGACTATGGTGATCACGCTGCCACTCTGTGTCTCGGTGAACCCGGCGTCATGCACGGCTTCAACTCTTACATGCTCAAGGACGAGCAGGGTGAACCTGCAGAGGTTTACTCCATCTCCGCCGGTCTGGATTACCCCAGTGTCGGCCCTGAGCACTCTCAGTTGAAAGACCAGAATCGTGCCGAGTACGTGCACGCTTCTGACAAGGAAGCTGTTGATGCCTTCTTCATGCTGTCCCAGATGGAAGGCATCATTCCTGCCCTCGAGTCCTCTCACGCTCTGGCACACGCCATGCGCATCGCTCCTGAACAGGACAAGGACAAGATCATCGTGGTCAACCTTTCCGGCCGCGGAGACAAGGACGTTGCTCAGATCGAAGAAATGGTCAGCGAAGGCAAGATTGAACTGCCCAAGATTCGTGGCTAA
- a CDS encoding pyridoxamine 5'-phosphate oxidase family protein, whose translation MKRSEKEISDIDAIKDIIHRSEVMRLGLCKEGMPYVVPLSFGYDGNKLFFHCAKEGMKTDYLNANNKVCFEFEQDVAIDSKEKSACAWGMHFKSVIGFGVAEEIMDAVSKNNALQVIMSQYSDKEWELPEKAVAATSVWAISIESMTGKQG comes from the coding sequence ATGAAGAGAAGCGAAAAAGAAATTAGTGACATAGACGCCATCAAAGACATTATCCACCGATCCGAAGTCATGCGGCTTGGCCTCTGCAAGGAAGGCATGCCATACGTGGTACCGCTTTCATTCGGTTATGACGGGAACAAACTGTTCTTCCACTGTGCCAAGGAAGGAATGAAGACTGACTATCTCAACGCCAACAACAAAGTCTGCTTCGAGTTCGAACAGGATGTCGCCATTGATTCCAAGGAAAAGAGTGCATGCGCTTGGGGGATGCATTTCAAAAGCGTTATCGGCTTCGGAGTTGCTGAAGAAATTATGGATGCTGTATCCAAAAACAATGCCCTGCAAGTCATCATGAGCCAGTACTCTGACAAGGAATGGGAACTTCCGGAAAAAGCTGTGGCCGCCACATCGGTTTGGGCCATTTCAATTGAGAGCATGACCGGAAAACAAGGCTAG
- a CDS encoding DUF2318 domain-containing protein: protein MRLKHLGAAVLALIMTVGLVGTSHALFGFGKYTTVKAENGVVTIPAADVSDGQAHYFLFEQDGAEVKFFLLKSSDGVIRAAFDACDVCYREKKGYDQDGDFMVCNNCGMRFHSSRINEVKGGCNPSPLVRTYDDNTVTIKVSDIMAGRGYF from the coding sequence ATGCGATTGAAACATTTGGGAGCTGCTGTTTTGGCCCTCATCATGACCGTTGGACTGGTAGGTACTAGTCATGCTCTGTTCGGGTTTGGGAAATATACCACAGTGAAGGCCGAGAACGGAGTGGTCACTATCCCTGCTGCGGATGTCTCCGATGGTCAAGCCCACTATTTCCTGTTTGAACAAGATGGAGCGGAAGTGAAATTCTTCCTGCTCAAATCCAGTGACGGTGTGATTCGTGCTGCCTTCGATGCCTGCGACGTCTGTTATCGGGAGAAGAAGGGCTATGATCAGGATGGCGACTTCATGGTCTGCAACAACTGCGGCATGCGCTTCCATTCTTCCCGTATCAATGAGGTCAAAGGCGGCTGCAATCCGTCTCCGTTGGTCCGTACATATGATGATAATACTGTCACCATTAAGGTGTCCGATATTATGGCTGGGCGAGGGTACTTCTAG
- a CDS encoding FtsX-like permease family protein: MNILTIPLRNTRRKWVKTLLLLVVFALGVTSIVSLNYVSSVVGESLEKKLTAYGANILIMPKSEKLTVSYGGFSMGDMALGVSDLPESSTLERIANIELKERIAVVAPKLVAMGKVGDAAVGVVGVRWDSEKVLKGYWALDGKFPETKTGVIVGGKAASRLGLKPGDSFALSGNTVTVAGVLMPTGSDDDSVVFAGMDFAQEHFGTPDHVHFVEVAALCAGCPIEEIVVQLDKALPGTDIQALQSIVKQRMYSVNFVKQLILTVSLIILFIACCMVGVTMLSSVNERIKEIGLMRSLGFSRKGIFSIFCFEAMIIGMAAGLFGYLGGFFLSTKIVTMLDIADGAMLMFDPADMALTCLLITAVSVLSAFFPAWKASAVEPSEALISL, translated from the coding sequence ATGAACATTCTGACGATTCCACTTCGCAACACGCGCAGGAAATGGGTCAAAACCCTGCTCCTGTTGGTGGTGTTCGCTCTGGGCGTCACGTCCATCGTCTCGCTCAACTACGTTTCCAGCGTGGTCGGTGAGTCGCTGGAGAAGAAGCTCACGGCTTATGGTGCGAACATTCTCATCATGCCTAAAAGCGAGAAACTGACTGTCAGCTATGGCGGTTTTTCCATGGGCGACATGGCCCTTGGAGTCTCTGATCTGCCCGAGTCCTCGACTCTTGAGCGCATTGCCAATATCGAGCTCAAAGAGCGTATCGCTGTGGTCGCTCCCAAGCTGGTGGCCATGGGCAAGGTTGGGGACGCCGCAGTTGGTGTGGTTGGCGTTCGTTGGGACAGTGAAAAGGTCCTGAAAGGGTATTGGGCGCTCGACGGCAAGTTTCCCGAGACTAAGACCGGAGTCATCGTGGGTGGCAAAGCCGCCAGCCGTCTTGGCCTGAAACCAGGGGACAGCTTTGCTCTCAGCGGTAATACCGTCACTGTTGCTGGTGTTCTTATGCCTACGGGAAGTGATGATGACTCGGTAGTCTTTGCAGGAATGGACTTCGCGCAGGAGCATTTCGGTACGCCGGATCATGTTCACTTCGTGGAAGTGGCCGCCTTGTGTGCCGGGTGTCCAATTGAGGAGATAGTCGTTCAACTCGACAAGGCGTTGCCGGGGACGGATATTCAGGCGTTGCAGTCCATTGTGAAGCAGCGAATGTACTCGGTGAATTTTGTGAAGCAGCTTATTCTCACTGTTTCGTTGATCATTCTGTTTATCGCCTGCTGTATGGTGGGTGTGACCATGCTTTCCAGCGTGAACGAGCGCATCAAGGAGATCGGCCTGATGCGATCCCTTGGCTTTTCGCGCAAAGGTATCTTCAGCATCTTCTGTTTTGAGGCCATGATTATTGGTATGGCAGCTGGTTTGTTTGGCTATCTGGGAGGCTTTTTCCTCAGTACCAAGATTGTTACCATGCTTGATATTGCTGATGGAGCAATGCTCATGTTTGATCCTGCAGACATGGCTCTGACCTGCCTGCTTATTACGGCGGTTTCAGTCCTGTCGGCATTCTTTCCCGCCTGGAAGGCCTCGGCTGTCGAGCCTTCGGAAGCCCTCATTTCTCTGTAG
- a CDS encoding ABC transporter ATP-binding protein, which produces MLEAKNLFKTFRSEGVETVALDNVSLSVNPGEFVSIVGRSGSGKTTLLNTLSTLLSPDSGEIIYEGEDVTSLSAAKLNHLRQKDFSVVFQFHYLLPYLSARENVLLPYMKGLAPVTNEVRQRADACLERVGLGGKGDKIPGHLSGGEQQRVAIARALVKESTLLFADEPTGNLDKATGESVMELLADLGRDGLSVIMVTHDDEYASRADRVIRMADGKIV; this is translated from the coding sequence ATGCTTGAAGCAAAAAATCTATTCAAGACATTCCGTTCCGAAGGCGTGGAAACCGTTGCTCTCGATAACGTGAGCCTTTCTGTGAATCCTGGTGAATTTGTCTCCATTGTGGGACGATCCGGTTCTGGAAAAACTACGCTTTTGAATACCTTGTCCACGTTGCTTTCGCCGGATTCAGGCGAAATCATCTACGAGGGCGAAGATGTCACGTCATTGTCCGCGGCCAAACTGAATCACCTTCGGCAGAAAGATTTCTCCGTGGTGTTCCAGTTTCATTACCTGTTGCCATACCTTTCGGCGCGGGAAAATGTCCTGCTGCCCTATATGAAGGGACTGGCTCCAGTGACCAATGAAGTGCGGCAACGAGCCGATGCTTGCTTGGAGCGTGTCGGCTTGGGTGGTAAGGGAGACAAAATTCCCGGGCACCTTTCTGGAGGTGAACAGCAGCGGGTCGCCATTGCCCGTGCTCTCGTAAAGGAGTCCACGTTGTTGTTTGCGGATGAGCCTACAGGCAATCTCGATAAGGCAACAGGCGAGTCCGTCATGGAATTGTTGGCTGATCTCGGTAGAGATGGACTGTCTGTCATCATGGTTACTCATGATGACGAGTATGCGTCACGGGCGGATAGAGTGATCCGAATGGCCGATGGAAAAATCGTTTAA
- a CDS encoding universal stress protein, which translates to MTASPSNSILRHMAAEMAPGKGKPSRDEELVVTPKLLLPLAKHSKAGAGLEFVTHFFTNKQAINLTLMHIPPSLAAVWAEETSYESLDQIETQAATADKKGRAVVEHAGRKLHADGFPKDNLEHKIASPQMSKAKDIIREARNGMYDAVVMGRRVQEGLADVMDQSVCREMLEGLSDAISFPLWLCRLPERERKNVLLCVDGSDPSNRIADHVGFILSHEPGHSVTVFHVHDPAKTDPMDAEAVVNQAIEILKEADMPEDRIKRAIRRGTNAARLIREEYDAGNYAAVALGSAGSDRGFWNKLFVGSVARTVFKDLHGAALWVCF; encoded by the coding sequence ATGACCGCATCCCCGTCCAACAGCATTCTTCGGCACATGGCGGCTGAAATGGCTCCCGGAAAAGGCAAGCCTTCGCGAGATGAGGAACTTGTTGTTACGCCCAAGCTTCTCCTGCCCCTGGCCAAGCACTCCAAGGCCGGAGCCGGACTCGAATTCGTCACCCACTTCTTTACTAACAAACAAGCAATCAATCTTACGTTAATGCACATCCCTCCGTCCCTGGCGGCTGTGTGGGCCGAGGAAACAAGCTATGAATCGCTGGATCAAATAGAGACTCAGGCAGCCACTGCCGACAAAAAGGGACGCGCCGTAGTCGAGCATGCCGGACGCAAGCTGCATGCAGATGGTTTCCCCAAGGACAACCTCGAACACAAGATCGCCTCTCCGCAGATGAGCAAGGCCAAGGACATCATACGAGAAGCACGCAACGGCATGTATGACGCCGTAGTCATGGGGCGCCGCGTACAGGAAGGGCTGGCCGACGTCATGGACCAGTCCGTTTGCCGTGAAATGCTGGAGGGATTATCGGACGCAATCAGCTTCCCTCTCTGGCTTTGCAGATTGCCGGAACGAGAACGCAAGAATGTACTTCTCTGCGTGGACGGCTCTGATCCATCCAATCGCATTGCCGATCATGTCGGATTCATCCTCTCCCATGAGCCGGGACATAGCGTAACCGTATTCCACGTTCATGACCCGGCCAAGACTGACCCCATGGACGCAGAAGCTGTTGTCAACCAGGCAATCGAGATTTTGAAGGAAGCCGACATGCCCGAAGACCGCATCAAGCGAGCCATTCGACGCGGCACCAACGCCGCCCGCCTCATTCGCGAGGAATATGACGCAGGGAACTATGCCGCCGTAGCACTGGGAAGCGCGGGAAGTGACAGAGGATTCTGGAACAAGCTCTTTGTAGGATCAGTAGCCCGCACAGTATTCAAGGATTTGCACGGTGCTGCCCTTTGGGTCTGCTTCTAA
- a CDS encoding EF-hand domain-containing protein — protein MEISSMNSMVGMMGMQGGMSGLQGQQQPPDSEEMSSSFIDALDSDGDGALSESEFSANQASESSESSEVFDALDTNEDGFVSQEELQADMETKMASAPPPPPQSMSGIQTDGDMDSWQQLMNMGSSEEDDSSGASKYSQMQESMFGSSFAESLTSGLSVSA, from the coding sequence ATGGAAATAAGTTCCATGAACTCCATGGTTGGCATGATGGGAATGCAGGGCGGCATGTCTGGCCTTCAGGGGCAACAGCAACCCCCTGATTCCGAGGAGATGTCTTCCTCATTCATTGATGCTTTGGATTCTGATGGCGATGGAGCCTTGAGTGAGTCTGAGTTCTCTGCGAACCAGGCCTCTGAATCTTCTGAAAGTAGCGAAGTGTTTGACGCCCTCGATACCAACGAGGACGGCTTTGTCTCCCAGGAAGAGCTTCAGGCTGACATGGAAACCAAAATGGCTTCTGCGCCACCGCCACCGCCTCAAAGTATGAGCGGTATTCAAACTGATGGCGACATGGACAGCTGGCAACAGTTGATGAACATGGGATCCTCCGAGGAGGACGATTCCAGTGGGGCGTCGAAATACTCACAAATGCAGGAGTCCATGTTCGGTAGCAGCTTTGCAGAATCCCTGACTTCCGGACTGAGCGTCAGCGCATAA